TAACACTTGTAACTTTGCCTGGTTTTTGGCATTTTTTTCTGATTTCAGCAACTCTAGCAAAAATGTTTCTGATTCAGTAATTTCTATCTTAATTTTTCCCGACATCATATTACATTAAATAAAACTACCCTATTAATTTTAGCATTTTTTCTTCTATTTGATATTAACAAGTTTCTTTTTTAATAGCATTGATATTTACATCATGTCCGCTTAATTAGTTATTATAAAGTTGTGAGGTGTTAGCCTTTCCCCTTTCCCCTTTAAAACCCCCACTCACCTTTATTGATATTATTTATTACGTTGATTTTTACGATAGCGAGTTTCTTGAAGAGTGTTACCAATTCCTTGGAAAAAACCCTTACCTATCAAACCGATCGCTTTCCCGATTACCTCAGTCAGGAGAAATACGACGGTTTTACCCAGGGAATCGATTAAAGCTGAAGTTCCAGGTGCGATCGCGTCTCGTGCTTCAATAGCTATAGTAACTAACCAACGGAAACCCTTTAGTTGTTTTAGTTCAGTTTTACGAGAAGCTTTGATAAAAGTTGAGGCAATTCCCTTATTATCAAAGTAAAAGATGCGATGTTGATCTTCAAAAATATTTTTAGGTTCTTCTAGATATTTATCAGCACGATATTTCCAAGATAAACGGTTACGAAATCGAGCAATATCTCGAGATGAAACTATTGTCTCATTATAAATTTCTGGCTGAAGAATTTCTTGATCTAAAAAATTATTAAGAATAGTTAGCATCACGCTATTAGCTATCTCAATCAAAAGATTTTGCCAGAGAAGCTCAAATCTTTTTTTAACCGCTTCTGGTTCATCTTGATAGTTGGGAGAGATTAGATATTGAAAAACTTCTAATCTAAAAGGAATTTCTTCTAACAAATTTTTACTAATAAATTCAGCTTCTTTTAGCAAAATATCTAATAATTGTACATTTTCGGTGAAAACATGATCATAATACTTGGCGATAAAATCAAAGCTACAACATTGCCACAAATCTTTAACAATCGCGCTAATTTCTAAAAACAAATCCTGCTCTGTCGTCTCAGTTAATTTAAGTTTTTCAGTCGTTCTAACTACTTGATTTAAAACTAAATACAGTAATTCTTTTTTAGTTTTTGAACGCAGGATATCAATTTCTAAAGTAGTATTGGTTAGATTATCTACACCCGACTGAATCTGTGTCAGAGTTTTCTCAAAAACATTAGTTGAACTAGCTATATTTCTTTCTCTTTGCGCTACTAAAGCTATTTGAGAAGCTTGAACAATAGGTGAGGAGGAATTGTTGGGAAGGGGTGGAGTCACTCCCTGAGGATTATCAATAATTACGTATTCTACAGGTAATAACTGACTAACTAACCAACGAGCCAAGAGTAATTCTCTTCTGCGTCCCGTCCAAAATAGCCAATCTAGTACAGGTAACCGGGAATCACTCAAACACTCATTAACTTTTTTCAGATTAGTGTCAATTTGCTCCAATCCAACTCTACGCTGGACTGTGATCCATTTTTGCGATCTTTGTCTAGGGATAATTTCTCGAATATTTTGTTCAACTTGCCAATAGTCATTACCTTTGATGACCTCTTTTAAACCCCTAACCAAAGTATCGATGGGAGTACCCTTAACGCAATAACCCTTCACTCCTAAATTATAAGCTGCCAACAATTGTTCTGGATTGGTTTGAGAAGTCAATAAAAAAATAGGCAGATTGGGGTACAAACGCCGAATTTCTCGACACAATTGCAAACCAGAGAATTGGGTTGGATTATTTAAGCGCAGATTCAACTCCAGAATAATCACATCGGGTAATCTTTCTGATAGTGTAGCTAAAGCCGACTCTCCACTCATCACTTGTTCAAAGAGTGCTAAATCGCCAAAACCTTGTTCTGTGAGTAAAGCACGCAAACCGAAGCCAAAAATCGGATCATCATCCACCAATAGTATTCTGGGCGAATTATCTTCGAACAATAATTGTTGGTCATTAGTCATAGCCAAAATTTAGATAAAAATTAACCAAGGATTTTGCTGATCCACCTTGGTTAATGGTAGCTATAGTCTAGAGTATCTTAGCGGTTGCTGCTACACCTGCGCCATAATCTGCTCCTTCGTAACCTAGAGCGTGTAGGGTTCCATCTAAAGCCGAGATAGCAGCGAGAATATCGCGATCGCACACAAAACCTAGATGACCAATCCGAAAGATTTTGCCCTTTAGTTCATCTTGTCCACCCGCTATAGCGATATCGTAACGTTTTTTCATCGTACTGCGAATTTCTTCCGCGTCTATTTGAGTAGGAATTACTGAGGTTACTGCGGTACTAGCTGCGTGATCTGGTGCAAACAGAGGTAAACCGAGTGCTTTAATCCCAGCTCGGATTGCTTGAGTGAGACGCTGATGACGAGCAAAAATATTTTCTAGTCCTTCGCGCTCCATCATCTGTAGAGCAGCTTGTAAAGCGAAGATGAGATTGACAGGAGGGGTAAAGGGGGTGGTATCTTTGCTGGCGGATTTGCGGTATGGTTCTAGATCTAGATAAAAACGAGGTAAGGTAGCGGTTTTATAGGCTTCCCAAGCTTTAGGACTAACGCAGACGAAACCTAAACCCGGGGGAATCATATAACCTTTTTGGGAACCAGAAGCGACTATATCCAATCCCCACTCATCCACAGGGATATTAATCGCGCCTAAACTGGTGACAGCGTCTACGATAATCAAGGATTCGCCATGGGCTTTGACGTAGCTGTTGATGGTGGGTAAGTCGTTGAGAACGCCCGTGGATGTTTCTGAGTGGGTGATGATTACTGCTTTGATGTGCTTTTGTGTATCTGCTTCGAGTTCAGCGCGAAAGGCTTCAGTATCTAAAGGTTTACCCGATTCTGCTTTAATTTCGGTGACGTTTAAGCCGAAGACTCTACTCATTTGCGCCCAGCGTTCGCCAAACTTACCGTTGTTTCCTACTAAGACGCGATCGCCTTTATTCAGAAAATTAATAATACCCGCTTCCATGGCGCCTGTCCCAGATACTGTGAGTATCAGCACGTCATTTTTAGTCTGATGTAGCCACTGCAATTTAGCGGTCACTTCTGCCATAATTTTGCTAAATTCGCCGCTACGGTGACCCGTAGGACACTTAGCCATCGCTAGTAGTACTCGTTCGGGTACGGGGGTAGGGCCCGGTATCATTAACATTTGTTTGTCTTCCATTGTTTGCTCCTTAGTTTTGATATAGTTTAGCGATCGCCTCGGCGGGTGAGGCTTGTTTGACGAGAGATTCCCCTACTAAAATTGCGGTCGCTCCTGCTTGTTGGACTCTTTGTATATCCGCATTATCATACAGTCCTGACTCACTCACCACTAGAATCTCTTTTTTCTTAATTTCTGAACCTCTGAGTTCTAGTAAATTGGTAGTAGTGTTTAAGTCAACACTAAAATCTTCTAGGTTGCGATTATTAATCCCAATCAAGTTTACCCCTGGTATTTTCAAGACTCTGTCTAATTCTTCTAGGGTATGTACTTCTACTAAAGCCGTCATCCCCAAACTTTTAATGATTTTCAGCAAGTATTGCAAGTCTTGATCCTTTAAGATGGAGGCGATAAGTAAAACCGCGTCAGCACCTTTGCAACGTGCTAGATAGATTTGATAGGGATAAAGGATAAATTCTTTACACAGTAGGGGTAGCGTTACCGCTTGACGTATTTGCTGCAGATACTCAAAGCTACCCTGGAAGAACTCTTTATCCGTTAAGACAGAGATACAGGTAGCGTTACCTCGTTGGTATTCTAGTGCGATCGCCACTGGGTCAAAATTGGCACAGATAATACCCTTACTCGGTGAGGCTTTTTTCACTTCAGCGATTAAAGCGGGTTTGAGGTTACTTTGAGCGATCGCTTGCCAAAAATCCCGCGTTGGTCCTAAATTTTGCGCTTGTTTGCGTAATTCCAGGAGGGGTATCGCTTCGCGCAGTTTGGCTACTTCGATTTCTTTGTGCCAAACTATTTTCTCAAGAATATGATTTGCTTGTACTTCTGGTAGTTTTGTCTGATAGCGCAGGCTAGCCACATCAACGGGGGGATTGGGATGGCGTCTTCGAATTTCCATAATTCCAATTATTCTGCCCTTTTATAGGCTTCATCTAGTACTTCTGAGAGAGTGGGGTGAGTGTGCACATTAAAGGCTAAATTTCGCACCGACTCTCTAGCTGCGATCGCGTTAGCCGCAGGCTGAATTAAATCGGAAGCGTGAAGCCCAATAATATGAACGCCTAACAATTCTCCGTTATCTTCACGATAGATTATCTTAGCTACTCCTTCGGTTTCTCCCTCGGCTAAGGCTTTGGAATTGCCCTTAAAATAACTTCTCACTGTAGCGATTTTAAACCCTTCGCTATTAGCTAATTCTTGGGCTTGTGGTTCGTTTAGCCCTACGTAGCTAATTTCTGGATGAGTAAAAGCGGCCGCGGGAATACTTCTATAGTCTATTTTGCGATAATTGCCACAGATATTTTCTACAGCTACGATTCCTTGAGCGGAAGCTGCGTGAGCTAACATCATCTTACCCGTAGCGTCGCCGATCGCCCACAGATTAGGGACAATTTCCTCGTCTTTTAATACCGCCATTTGGTCGTTAACGCTAATAAAGCCACGGCGATCGGTTTCTAAATCCAACAGTTCTAAACCTAAGTTTTTGGTAGCAGGTATTCTACCCGTAGCCACTAGACAAGCGTCTACTTCTAATATCTCTACTGGTTCTTTGGTTTTAGCATCAACGAGCTCGATTACTACCGGAGAACCTGGTTTAATGCTTTTAGCTAGAGTTCCTGAGTAGGTTTCTATATCCCGAGGTTTAATTAAGACTCTTTCGGCTATTTTAGCAATATCTGGGTCAAAAGTCGGCATTAAAGTATCTAGAGCTTCGATCATCGTTACTTCACACCCTAAAGCTGTGTAGATGTCTGCGAATTCTAGACCAATATAACCACTACCAATAATAGCGATCCATTCGGGTAAAGCTTCCAATCGAACCGCTTCATCGCTGGTAAAAACGGTTTTGTGGTCAACTTCAATTCCTGGAGGCACAAAAGGAACCGAGCCAGGACAGAGTATAATATCTCGAGCGGTGAGAATCTTTTCTCCTTGGTTGGTTAGCACGCTTACCTTATGAGGTGCAGCTAGTTTTCCCCAACCGTGAATAGTCTCTACTTTGAGTCGGGTGAGACTGTTGGTTAAATCGCCACGAATCTTAGCGACAAGGTTATTAGCGTGAGTGGCGATCGCCTCTCTGGAAAAGCTGACCCCAGGAAGAGAAATACCCAAACTCTGCAAATGTTGGCTATCACCAAATTCTCTCACCCTTCCCGCTGAGGCTAATAAGGCTTTAGAGGGGATACAACCTCGGTTGACGCAGGTACCTCCCATATCTTTAGCTTCGATGATAGCTGTCTTTAAGCCAC
This genomic stretch from Gloeocapsa sp. PCC 73106 harbors:
- a CDS encoding DUF3685 domain-containing protein, giving the protein MTNDQQLLFEDNSPRILLVDDDPIFGFGLRALLTEQGFGDLALFEQVMSGESALATLSERLPDVIILELNLRLNNPTQFSGLQLCREIRRLYPNLPIFLLTSQTNPEQLLAAYNLGVKGYCVKGTPIDTLVRGLKEVIKGNDYWQVEQNIREIIPRQRSQKWITVQRRVGLEQIDTNLKKVNECLSDSRLPVLDWLFWTGRRRELLLARWLVSQLLPVEYVIIDNPQGVTPPLPNNSSSPIVQASQIALVAQRERNIASSTNVFEKTLTQIQSGVDNLTNTTLEIDILRSKTKKELLYLVLNQVVRTTEKLKLTETTEQDLFLEISAIVKDLWQCCSFDFIAKYYDHVFTENVQLLDILLKEAEFISKNLLEEIPFRLEVFQYLISPNYQDEPEAVKKRFELLWQNLLIEIANSVMLTILNNFLDQEILQPEIYNETIVSSRDIARFRNRLSWKYRADKYLEEPKNIFEDQHRIFYFDNKGIASTFIKASRKTELKQLKGFRWLVTIAIEARDAIAPGTSALIDSLGKTVVFLLTEVIGKAIGLIGKGFFQGIGNTLQETRYRKNQRNK
- a CDS encoding alanine--glyoxylate aminotransferase family protein, with amino-acid sequence MEDKQMLMIPGPTPVPERVLLAMAKCPTGHRSGEFSKIMAEVTAKLQWLHQTKNDVLILTVSGTGAMEAGIINFLNKGDRVLVGNNGKFGERWAQMSRVFGLNVTEIKAESGKPLDTEAFRAELEADTQKHIKAVIITHSETSTGVLNDLPTINSYVKAHGESLIIVDAVTSLGAINIPVDEWGLDIVASGSQKGYMIPPGLGFVCVSPKAWEAYKTATLPRFYLDLEPYRKSASKDTTPFTPPVNLIFALQAALQMMEREGLENIFARHQRLTQAIRAGIKALGLPLFAPDHAASTAVTSVIPTQIDAEEIRSTMKKRYDIAIAGGQDELKGKIFRIGHLGFVCDRDILAAISALDGTLHALGYEGADYGAGVAATAKIL
- the trpC gene encoding indole-3-glycerol phosphate synthase TrpC, yielding MEIRRRHPNPPVDVASLRYQTKLPEVQANHILEKIVWHKEIEVAKLREAIPLLELRKQAQNLGPTRDFWQAIAQSNLKPALIAEVKKASPSKGIICANFDPVAIALEYQRGNATCISVLTDKEFFQGSFEYLQQIRQAVTLPLLCKEFILYPYQIYLARCKGADAVLLIASILKDQDLQYLLKIIKSLGMTALVEVHTLEELDRVLKIPGVNLIGINNRNLEDFSVDLNTTTNLLELRGSEIKKKEILVVSESGLYDNADIQRVQQAGATAILVGESLVKQASPAEAIAKLYQN
- the lpdA gene encoding dihydrolipoyl dehydrogenase; translated protein: MSEQFDYDLIIIGAGVGGHGAALHAVKCGLKTAIIEAKDMGGTCVNRGCIPSKALLASAGRVREFGDSQHLQSLGISLPGVSFSREAIATHANNLVAKIRGDLTNSLTRLKVETIHGWGKLAAPHKVSVLTNQGEKILTARDIILCPGSVPFVPPGIEVDHKTVFTSDEAVRLEALPEWIAIIGSGYIGLEFADIYTALGCEVTMIEALDTLMPTFDPDIAKIAERVLIKPRDIETYSGTLAKSIKPGSPVVIELVDAKTKEPVEILEVDACLVATGRIPATKNLGLELLDLETDRRGFISVNDQMAVLKDEEIVPNLWAIGDATGKMMLAHAASAQGIVAVENICGNYRKIDYRSIPAAAFTHPEISYVGLNEPQAQELANSEGFKIATVRSYFKGNSKALAEGETEGVAKIIYREDNGELLGVHIIGLHASDLIQPAANAIAARESVRNLAFNVHTHPTLSEVLDEAYKRAE